The following coding sequences are from one Treponema bryantii window:
- a CDS encoding condensation domain-containing protein, whose product MKDIEKKFKGDQRFKAYVKLILENPDTTEYNLPIVFSCEGLDVDRLELAINKIVQRHANLRSSFVIENDILFQIVHKYTPITITRLREPFCSNFAIPFDLSKGPSFRISVFENTVYADFSHFFVDGVSLGIFFHELNEFYKGNEIKSKGEDVENLIVSDEVYKINGEFYKQFFPKNLKKTFLKYDFNDKSIPEFGPCVTEYRYIDSDFMKKIKETSRLACVTPFNFTTAAFHILISMITKDSTVYSNTNVCSRNSKNFRAIGLFTTAVYLRYTINPEKTVREFLAEIFLYHKEVLKHQNVNMRKLIPELGIDYKEVSEFSFVYQNEMISNIKLDDKVCKITPISYTDSQKNIFLSFFARKDTSAIQLCYRTDCYKKETILRFIDDYIKVLKIMINNPDILISDIFKLMNY is encoded by the coding sequence ATGAAAGATATTGAAAAAAAGTTTAAAGGTGATCAAAGATTTAAGGCTTATGTTAAACTCATTTTAGAAAATCCTGATACAACAGAATATAATCTTCCAATTGTTTTTTCTTGTGAAGGATTAGATGTTGATAGATTAGAACTGGCAATAAATAAAATTGTCCAACGTCACGCAAATTTAAGAAGTTCATTTGTTATTGAAAATGATATTTTATTTCAGATTGTTCACAAATATACTCCCATTACAATTACAAGATTAAGAGAACCTTTTTGTAGTAATTTTGCTATACCTTTTGATTTGAGTAAGGGACCTTCTTTTCGTATCTCTGTTTTTGAGAATACAGTTTATGCAGATTTTAGTCATTTTTTTGTAGATGGTGTCTCATTAGGAATCTTTTTTCATGAATTAAATGAGTTTTATAAAGGAAATGAAATAAAGTCGAAGGGTGAAGATGTTGAAAATCTGATTGTTTCTGACGAGGTTTATAAAATTAATGGCGAATTTTATAAACAATTCTTTCCCAAAAATCTTAAAAAAACTTTTTTGAAATATGATTTCAATGATAAATCAATTCCTGAATTTGGTCCTTGTGTTACTGAATATCGTTATATAGATTCAGATTTTATGAAAAAAATAAAAGAAACTTCCAGACTCGCATGTGTAACACCATTTAATTTTACTACGGCAGCTTTTCATATTTTGATTTCTATGATAACAAAAGATTCAACAGTTTATTCAAATACTAATGTTTGTTCTAGGAATTCAAAAAATTTCAGGGCTATAGGTCTTTTTACGACAGCTGTTTATTTACGCTATACAATTAATCCTGAAAAAACAGTAAGAGAGTTTCTTGCAGAAATCTTTTTATATCATAAAGAAGTGTTAAAGCATCAGAATGTTAATATGCGAAAATTGATTCCTGAATTAGGAATTGATTACAAAGAAGTTTCTGAATTTTCGTTCGTTTATCAAAATGAAATGATTTCTAATATCAAACTAGATGACAAAGTATGTAAGATAACTCCAATCAGCTATACAGATTCTCAAAAAAATATTTTTCTTTCTTTTTTTGCTCGAAAGGATACTTCCGCTATACAGTTATGTTACAGAACAGATTGCTATAAAAAAGAAACTATTCTTCGTTTTATAGATGATTATATAAAAGTGTTAAAAATCATGATTAATAATCCGGATATATTAATTTCAGATATTTTTAAGCTTATGAATTATTAG
- a CDS encoding toprim domain-containing protein, whose translation MSEKKTGLSARIAAMQAAEEAAAKKTSTAKKSTTVKTTAKTTSKTVAKPAATKTNAAKAPAKTSASKTAAAKPTAAKATAVKSTVTKTAAKTASTSEKATVKKTPSKTTAAVKTSTAAQAPAKTTAAKPKAASTKTSKTPASPAVYDENSIQHLEGLEHIRLRPGMYIGSLGDGSNENDGIYILLKEGIDNSVDEFSQGFGKKIDIEIKEGRVKIRDYGRGIPLGKLEDCVSNVNTGAKYNNNVFKQAIGMNGVGIKATNALSSYFRAASIRDGKMAVVEFAKGEKISGKTGAAKPGVPNGTYLEFEPDTELFGKYNFNMEYVEKRLWNYAYLNPGLMLKCNGQEYISQNGIQDLLVHEMDGEGKALYKIFSYKGENLEFVLTHTNSLDKFVYSFVNGQSTEDGGTHVTSFLDGVTKGVNSFFKKEYDEKDVCGGLICALKIGLDNPMFTSQTKNKLGNVEIRAPIIKEVQAAVDDWLRHNPDVAGALEDKIIKNQKARNEINSVTEKQIREAEKSVMLKIQKLKDCRYHLQDGEKGANSMIFITEGDSATGSMVGSRDVSYQAIFSLRGKPENMYGRKKSALFENEELKNLTFSLGVQKDIEGLRYDKIIIATDADNDGFHIRNLVMTYLLLFFEELVLTGHVYILETPLFRVRNKTKTVYCYSEESRDKELAKMGKSAEVTRFKGLGEINPSEFGQFIFPRKEGESEDKGMHLTQVTIQSLKNVPQVLKFYMGNNTPERRDFIVHNLAKEIDA comes from the coding sequence ATGTCAGAAAAAAAGACAGGTTTGTCGGCACGTATTGCCGCTATGCAGGCTGCAGAAGAAGCTGCAGCTAAAAAAACTTCAACTGCAAAAAAATCAACAACAGTTAAAACAACTGCAAAGACTACTTCGAAAACAGTTGCAAAACCAGCAGCAACAAAGACAAACGCAGCTAAAGCTCCGGCTAAGACAAGTGCGTCAAAAACTGCCGCTGCAAAGCCTACGGCTGCAAAAGCAACTGCTGTAAAGTCAACAGTTACAAAAACTGCTGCAAAAACTGCTTCTACTTCAGAAAAAGCTACAGTAAAGAAAACTCCATCCAAAACGACTGCTGCCGTTAAAACTTCAACAGCAGCACAAGCTCCGGCTAAGACAACTGCAGCAAAGCCAAAAGCAGCTTCAACAAAAACTTCTAAGACACCTGCTTCACCAGCAGTTTACGATGAAAATTCTATTCAGCACCTCGAAGGTCTTGAACACATACGTCTGCGCCCTGGTATGTATATCGGTTCCCTCGGTGACGGTTCAAACGAAAACGACGGTATTTACATTCTTCTTAAGGAAGGAATCGATAACTCTGTCGATGAGTTCTCTCAAGGCTTCGGTAAAAAAATTGATATTGAAATTAAGGAAGGCCGCGTAAAAATCCGTGACTACGGGCGCGGTATTCCTCTTGGAAAACTCGAAGATTGTGTTTCCAACGTAAACACCGGTGCAAAATATAACAACAACGTATTCAAGCAGGCAATCGGTATGAACGGTGTCGGAATCAAGGCTACTAATGCACTTTCTTCTTATTTCCGTGCTGCTTCAATACGTGACGGAAAAATGGCCGTTGTTGAATTCGCAAAAGGTGAAAAAATCAGCGGAAAAACAGGTGCTGCAAAGCCTGGTGTTCCAAACGGAACTTATCTTGAATTTGAACCAGATACTGAGCTTTTCGGAAAATATAACTTCAACATGGAGTATGTAGAAAAGAGACTCTGGAATTATGCCTATCTAAATCCTGGACTCATGCTTAAATGTAATGGGCAGGAATATATCAGTCAGAATGGTATTCAGGATCTTCTCGTTCATGAAATGGACGGAGAGGGTAAGGCTCTCTATAAAATTTTCAGCTATAAAGGTGAAAACTTAGAGTTTGTTCTTACACATACAAACTCTCTCGATAAATTTGTTTATTCTTTCGTAAACGGCCAGAGCACAGAAGACGGTGGTACACACGTTACTTCCTTCCTTGATGGTGTTACAAAAGGTGTAAACTCATTCTTCAAAAAAGAATATGATGAAAAGGATGTCTGTGGTGGACTTATCTGTGCTCTCAAAATCGGTCTTGATAATCCAATGTTTACCAGTCAGACAAAGAACAAGCTTGGTAACGTAGAAATCCGTGCTCCAATCATTAAGGAAGTTCAGGCTGCCGTTGATGACTGGCTCCGCCACAATCCTGATGTAGCCGGTGCTCTCGAAGATAAAATTATCAAAAATCAGAAAGCCCGCAACGAAATTAACAGCGTAACAGAAAAGCAGATTCGTGAAGCAGAGAAATCTGTTATGCTCAAGATTCAGAAACTTAAGGATTGTCGTTATCATCTTCAGGATGGAGAGAAGGGCGCTAACTCTATGATTTTCATTACTGAGGGAGATTCTGCGACTGGTTCAATGGTCGGCAGCCGCGATGTTTCTTATCAGGCAATTTTCTCTCTACGCGGTAAGCCGGAAAATATGTATGGCCGTAAGAAATCTGCGCTCTTTGAAAATGAGGAATTGAAAAACCTTACCTTCAGTCTTGGTGTTCAGAAAGATATTGAAGGTCTCCGTTACGATAAAATCATCATCGCAACCGATGCCGATAACGACGGTTTCCATATCAGAAATCTTGTTATGACTTATCTACTGCTTTTCTTTGAAGAACTTGTTTTGACAGGACATGTTTATATTTTGGAAACTCCGCTTTTCCGCGTTCGAAATAAAACAAAAACCGTTTATTGTTACAGTGAAGAGAGCCGTGATAAAGAACTTGCCAAAATGGGAAAATCTGCCGAGGTAACCCGATTCAAGGGACTTGGTGAAATTAACCCTAGTGAGTTCGGCCAGTTTATTTTCCCTCGTAAAGAAGGTGAAAGTGAAGACAAGGGAATGCATTTGACTCAGGTTACAATACAGTCTCTTAAGAATGTTCCTCAGGTTCTTAAGTTCTATATGGGTAACAATACTCCGGAACGCCGTGATTTTATTGTACATAACCTTGCAAAAGAAATTGATGCATAG
- a CDS encoding TIGR01212 family radical SAM protein (This family includes YhcC from E. coli K-12, an uncharacterized radical SAM protein.), translating into MQTLSDFYQSVFGCKTYKISLDAGCTCPNRDGTKGTGGCIFCSQAGSGDFVASRKLSIPDQIEQGKKLVESKLRGRSGERRGKFIVYFQSFTSTYGDPVELLEKYREALSCEGVVGLAVATRPDCLSPAILQGLAEISRTHFVQIELGLQTSNEKTGRLINRCYTNEDYIEAVYRIRETAPQIHIVTHLIFGLTNESEEDMLNSVRFVVRHASKVFETDEKNRVIPFGIKITSLYILKNTHLAAMYERNEYQPVSKEVYFSLLKKALPLLPENCIIHRLTGDPPKSLLIAPSWTTDKKRILNELHKLLNV; encoded by the coding sequence ATGCAGACACTTTCCGATTTTTACCAGTCAGTTTTCGGCTGCAAGACTTATAAGATTTCTCTGGATGCCGGTTGCACCTGTCCAAACCGCGACGGAACAAAAGGGACTGGCGGCTGCATTTTCTGCTCGCAGGCGGGCAGTGGAGATTTTGTAGCCAGCCGAAAGCTGTCAATTCCAGACCAGATAGAGCAAGGGAAAAAGCTTGTTGAATCAAAACTGCGGGGCAGGAGTGGGGAGCGACGGGGAAAGTTCATAGTTTATTTTCAGAGTTTTACTTCTACTTATGGCGACCCCGTGGAATTGCTTGAAAAATATCGGGAAGCCCTGTCCTGCGAGGGAGTAGTGGGGCTTGCTGTAGCCACCCGCCCGGACTGTCTGAGTCCAGCAATTTTACAAGGACTGGCTGAAATCTCCCGAACTCATTTTGTCCAGATAGAGTTAGGCCTCCAGACAAGTAACGAAAAGACCGGCCGCCTAATAAATCGCTGCTACACTAACGAAGATTATATTGAAGCTGTGTACCGCATCCGCGAAACAGCACCTCAAATTCACATAGTTACTCATCTTATTTTCGGCCTCACAAACGAGAGCGAAGAAGATATGCTGAACTCTGTAAGATTTGTAGTTCGTCATGCATCAAAGGTGTTTGAGACAGATGAAAAAAATCGAGTTATTCCATTCGGTATAAAAATCACCAGCCTATATATACTAAAAAATACGCATCTTGCTGCAATGTATGAAAGAAACGAATATCAGCCTGTTTCCAAAGAAGTCTATTTCAGTCTTCTAAAAAAAGCCCTTCCGCTGCTTCCGGAAAACTGTATAATTCACCGCCTCACAGGCGATCCCCCGAAATCACTCCTTATAGCTCCCAGCTGGACTACAGACAAAAAACGCATTCTTAATGAACTTCATAAACTTTTAAATGTATAA
- a CDS encoding LytTR family DNA-binding domain-containing protein, whose amino-acid sequence MKITIQTDASVQETTLNITCREITPELERLIEALRVTDKKLSVKVNGEIHLIDLKAILYVETVERCTFIYTEDGVFETALRLYELEAMLAEHNFFRINKSTLLNLNKIESLKSDIDRKIRVRLKNGYQLIISRAYSEEFKSKIGVR is encoded by the coding sequence ATGAAAATAACGATTCAGACAGATGCTTCTGTTCAGGAAACTACACTGAACATTACCTGCCGGGAAATAACTCCTGAACTGGAGCGTCTTATTGAAGCTTTACGCGTTACAGATAAAAAGCTTTCTGTAAAGGTCAACGGCGAAATTCATCTGATTGATTTAAAAGCAATTTTATATGTAGAAACTGTTGAGCGCTGCACCTTTATTTATACAGAGGATGGAGTTTTTGAAACCGCACTTCGACTGTATGAGCTTGAAGCAATGTTGGCAGAGCACAATTTTTTCCGCATCAATAAGTCTACCCTTTTGAATCTGAATAAAATAGAAAGTCTTAAATCTGATATTGACCGCAAAATTCGTGTAAGACTCAAAAATGGATATCAGCTGATAATTTCGCGCGCTTATTCTGAAGAGTTTAAATCAAAGATAGGAGTTCGTTAA
- a CDS encoding M28 family peptidase — protein sequence MYTIPSEFNDFIAADCDRAAFIQNYLNRAGLEAPVLQMEGKNHIYVKFPQTQYNSMFRIKTVIAHYDRFPGSPGANDNSAAVFCLLEWAIKLARLAQPLFHNIRLIFTDGEELGAAGGVAEQGAFPLAQVFRRLGITNDDIFVFDCMGRGDVPILTQTILPPKISASFVKDFSALEQRAATLLQTSANGRWFCLPCNYSDNASFIANGIPAVAITMLPSLEVTAATQGQQPQTWQLLHTPGDNLASLTPKSFEIFHNILNNLAALKTLC from the coding sequence ATGTATACAATTCCTTCTGAGTTTAATGATTTTATTGCAGCTGATTGCGACAGGGCTGCTTTTATTCAGAATTATCTGAATAGGGCAGGACTTGAAGCTCCTGTTTTACAGATGGAAGGAAAAAATCATATCTATGTAAAATTTCCCCAGACTCAGTATAACTCAATGTTTCGTATAAAAACGGTAATTGCTCATTATGACAGATTTCCGGGTAGCCCCGGGGCAAATGATAATTCGGCGGCAGTTTTCTGTCTGTTGGAGTGGGCAATAAAACTTGCGAGACTTGCGCAACCTTTATTCCACAACATCCGCCTTATTTTCACCGACGGCGAAGAACTTGGTGCGGCGGGCGGCGTCGCAGAACAAGGCGCCTTCCCCCTAGCTCAAGTGTTCCGCCGCCTCGGCATCACGAACGACGACATCTTCGTATTCGACTGCATGGGACGCGGCGACGTTCCGATTCTCACTCAGACAATTCTTCCGCCTAAGATATCTGCCAGCTTTGTAAAAGATTTCAGCGCTCTCGAGCAGCGTGCCGCAACTCTCCTGCAGACCTCGGCAAATGGCCGCTGGTTTTGTCTGCCCTGTAACTATTCCGACAACGCTAGCTTTATCGCAAATGGTATTCCAGCCGTGGCCATCACAATGCTGCCTTCGCTGGAAGTCACTGCCGCCACTCAGGGCCAGCAACCTCAGACCTGGCAGCTCCTTCACACTCCGGGCGACAATCTTGCTTCTCTTACACCAAAGAGCTTTGAAATCTTCCATAATATTTTGAATAATCTTGCCGCGCTAAAAACTTTGTGTTAG
- a CDS encoding class I SAM-dependent methyltransferase, which produces MEFRKIFDTIPEQFDKFRPRYSKELFDSLIDFTKIGPGKKVLEIGPGTGQATEPILDTGCDYNAIELGEHLYAKMKEKFGNRPNFHIVNDDFITHDFEGKKFDLIYSAATIQWIPEDIAFSKTYELLAPGGTLAMLLTKSEYKSTNPSLHDDIQKIYDAYFKPETPYQQRGFHYQNATNYGYVDFEERDFYGKREMTADEYVAFSGTHCDHMVIAEPYKTKFFEGLHKAVLAHGNKIVFNDTYVMYLTKKPNKG; this is translated from the coding sequence ATGGAATTCAGGAAAATTTTTGACACAATCCCGGAGCAGTTTGATAAGTTCAGACCACGCTACAGTAAGGAGCTTTTTGACAGTCTGATTGATTTTACAAAAATTGGGCCTGGGAAAAAAGTGCTGGAAATAGGACCTGGTACCGGGCAGGCAACAGAGCCGATTTTGGACACTGGCTGCGACTACAATGCAATTGAGTTGGGAGAACATCTTTATGCAAAGATGAAGGAAAAATTCGGTAACCGACCTAATTTTCATATTGTAAATGATGATTTTATTACGCATGATTTTGAAGGGAAAAAGTTTGACCTCATTTATTCTGCCGCAACAATTCAGTGGATTCCCGAAGACATTGCCTTTTCAAAAACTTATGAGCTGCTTGCTCCCGGCGGCACCCTTGCAATGCTGCTTACAAAGTCTGAATATAAGAGTACAAATCCGTCTCTTCATGATGATATCCAGAAAATCTATGATGCATACTTTAAACCGGAAACTCCCTATCAGCAAAGGGGCTTTCATTACCAGAATGCCACAAACTACGGCTATGTAGATTTTGAAGAACGCGACTTTTACGGCAAACGTGAAATGACTGCCGACGAATACGTTGCCTTTAGCGGTACCCACTGCGACCACATGGTAATTGCAGAACCTTACAAGACAAAGTTTTTTGAAGGTTTGCACAAGGCAGTATTAGCACATGGAAACAAAATTGTTTTTAATGATACTTATGTTATGTATCTGACAAAAAAGCCAAATAAAGGGTAA
- a CDS encoding Gfo/Idh/MocA family oxidoreductase has product MEKIKLGIIGMGNMGSGHFRNVEAGKCPSVEVTAVCDINPQRLENLGEVAAFTDADKMLESGLVDSVLIAVPHYLHPLMAIKAFEHKVNVLTEKPAGVYARQVREMNEAAVKTGVKFGIMFNQRTNPLYARAREIVQSGQLGKPKRLVWIITNWYRTQAYYDSGSWRATWDGEGGGVLLNQAPHNLDLWQWIFGMPKRVRAFCDFGKYHKIDVEDDVTIFAEYENGARASFITTTGEAPGTNRLEISGDRGKIIIEDGKLKWWKLDEAEREFCFTAKEGFICPESTYEEFSEPAPEGHPEVLEAFAKSILTGSELIAQGEEGLNSLSISNAAYLSTWTDDWAELPVDEELFEKKLAQLREKEKGKPQKK; this is encoded by the coding sequence ATGGAAAAAATCAAACTAGGAATTATCGGAATGGGTAATATGGGAAGCGGGCATTTTAGAAATGTGGAAGCTGGAAAATGTCCGAGCGTTGAAGTTACTGCAGTTTGTGATATAAATCCACAACGCCTTGAAAATCTTGGAGAAGTTGCAGCCTTTACAGATGCAGACAAAATGCTTGAAAGCGGGCTTGTAGATTCAGTTTTGATTGCAGTTCCGCATTATCTGCATCCTCTTATGGCAATTAAGGCCTTTGAACATAAAGTCAATGTTCTTACAGAAAAACCTGCAGGTGTTTATGCCCGTCAGGTTCGGGAAATGAATGAAGCCGCAGTAAAGACCGGTGTTAAATTTGGAATTATGTTTAATCAAAGAACAAATCCTCTTTATGCAAGGGCCAGGGAAATAGTACAAAGCGGGCAGTTAGGAAAGCCGAAACGCCTGGTATGGATTATTACAAACTGGTATCGTACTCAGGCTTATTATGATTCTGGCAGCTGGCGGGCGACTTGGGATGGAGAGGGTGGAGGTGTACTTTTGAATCAGGCACCTCACAATCTTGATCTCTGGCAGTGGATTTTTGGAATGCCAAAAAGGGTCAGGGCTTTCTGTGATTTTGGAAAATACCATAAAATTGATGTTGAAGATGATGTTACAATTTTTGCTGAATACGAAAACGGAGCTAGAGCAAGTTTTATTACAACAACTGGTGAAGCACCTGGTACAAACCGTCTTGAGATTTCAGGTGACAGAGGCAAGATTATAATAGAAGATGGAAAACTTAAATGGTGGAAGCTTGATGAGGCCGAAAGAGAATTCTGTTTTACCGCAAAGGAAGGTTTTATTTGTCCTGAATCTACTTATGAAGAATTTTCTGAGCCGGCACCGGAAGGGCACCCGGAAGTTCTGGAAGCTTTCGCAAAGTCAATTCTTACTGGTTCAGAGCTGATTGCCCAAGGGGAAGAAGGCTTAAATTCACTTTCAATTTCTAATGCAGCTTATCTTTCCACCTGGACAGATGACTGGGCAGAACTTCCTGTTGATGAAGAGCTTTTTGAAAAGAAGCTGGCCCAATTAAGGGAAAAAGAAAAAGGAAAGCCTCAAAAAAAATAA
- a CDS encoding sugar phosphate isomerase/epimerase family protein, with amino-acid sequence MKFKLAAFADEADSSIDGQILAMKENSVSLLEIRGVDGQNIADISKDKANEVRIKLDDAGLGVWSLGSPFGKIDINDDFASHLDKFKHILEIGKILGAKKLRLFSFYGTTEEPQKYFDKVIQNLQAFLNAARGSGIMLCHENEKGIYGDIASRCLEIHKALPELKAIFDPANFIQCGQDTKEAWGLLAPYVEYMHIKDAKADGSVVPAGKGEGNLPYIINHYKGQVLTIEPHLKVFSGFENLESGQKTQMQEYSYPSSRAAFDAAVNALKKLI; translated from the coding sequence ATGAAATTTAAACTTGCTGCATTTGCAGATGAAGCAGATTCAAGTATTGACGGTCAGATATTGGCGATGAAAGAAAATTCTGTTTCGCTTCTGGAGATTCGGGGAGTGGATGGTCAGAATATCGCAGATATTTCAAAGGATAAGGCAAATGAAGTTCGCATAAAGCTTGATGATGCCGGACTTGGAGTCTGGTCGCTGGGCTCGCCCTTTGGAAAAATAGATATAAATGATGATTTTGCTTCTCATCTTGATAAGTTTAAGCATATTCTGGAAATTGGAAAAATTCTTGGTGCTAAAAAGCTCCGTCTTTTTAGTTTTTACGGAACTACAGAAGAGCCTCAAAAATATTTTGACAAGGTAATTCAAAATCTGCAGGCCTTTCTGAATGCGGCAAGGGGCAGCGGAATAATGCTTTGTCATGAAAATGAAAAAGGAATTTATGGAGATATCGCTTCTCGCTGTCTGGAGATTCATAAGGCACTTCCTGAACTAAAAGCGATTTTTGACCCCGCAAATTTTATTCAATGCGGGCAAGATACAAAGGAAGCCTGGGGACTTCTTGCTCCTTATGTTGAATACATGCATATAAAAGATGCAAAGGCTGATGGTTCGGTTGTTCCGGCAGGTAAGGGAGAAGGAAATCTTCCATATATTATAAATCATTACAAGGGACAAGTTTTAACAATAGAACCTCATCTAAAAGTTTTTTCTGGTTTCGAAAATCTGGAGAGCGGACAAAAAACACAAATGCAGGAATACAGCTATCCTTCATCACGAGCTGCTTTTGATGCTGCAGTTAATGCATTGAAGAAATTAATATAG
- a CDS encoding AraC family transcriptional regulator yields MLNEYDNHNIYIRHAIDEKPRLVNDDMHIHSRCEIYFFISGRVDYLVEGSRYPLKPDSLLIMRPSELHIARIVKEECYERFAINFPLDFMKEADPDMHLARAFLDRELGKDNLFTEEQLDVKLVRTLFTNMVNAKNDYDRYLALKTNLPLLLYMINQAFVDRKQSEKNSPGFAEKVVPYINQHLFEEITIPDLSEHFNYSTSQFTRLFKKNVGSAPWDYILRKRLTAARSLLHKGISTQQASEECGFSDYSSFYRSYVKYFNEAPGKSRNKK; encoded by the coding sequence ATGCTGAACGAATATGACAATCATAACATTTATATCCGCCATGCCATTGATGAAAAGCCAAGGCTTGTAAATGATGACATGCACATTCACAGCCGCTGCGAGATTTACTTTTTTATTTCCGGCAGGGTTGATTATCTGGTAGAAGGTTCTCGTTATCCGCTAAAGCCAGATTCTCTTTTAATTATGCGTCCATCTGAACTTCACATTGCAAGAATTGTAAAAGAAGAATGCTATGAACGTTTTGCAATCAACTTTCCCCTGGATTTTATGAAAGAAGCAGATCCAGACATGCATTTAGCCAGAGCTTTTCTGGATCGTGAACTTGGAAAAGATAATCTTTTTACAGAAGAGCAGCTGGATGTAAAGCTTGTCCGAACTCTTTTTACTAATATGGTGAATGCAAAAAATGATTACGATCGCTATCTTGCCTTAAAAACAAACCTTCCTCTTCTTTTATATATGATAAATCAGGCATTTGTAGACAGAAAACAATCAGAAAAAAATTCACCAGGCTTTGCAGAAAAAGTTGTACCTTACATCAATCAGCATCTTTTTGAAGAAATAACAATTCCTGATCTTTCGGAGCATTTTAATTACAGTACTTCTCAATTCACCCGACTTTTCAAAAAAAATGTAGGCTCAGCTCCCTGGGACTATATTTTAAGAAAACGCCTGACAGCTGCAAGAAGTCTTTTGCATAAAGGTATTTCAACTCAGCAGGCAAGTGAGGAATGTGGCTTTTCAGATTATTCATCCTTCTACCGCTCTTATGTAAAATATTTTAATGAAGCTCCCGGGAAAAGCCGGAATAAAAAATAA